One genomic window of Fibrobacterota bacterium includes the following:
- a CDS encoding LPS-assembly protein LptD — MPAMTAFRTRLPALRAVIAAALFSAAPIFAQLHTLSHAVQDSLAAKVKADSVQAHADSVKADSLGTRADTVQYSARRIRYRSDRFSLSDKALLTYRGSSLVADSIIYYNQDNLVEAMGAPLITDAGNPPILGYKMRYNLKTKVGEIYYGSSKKGNQTFDGVEVRRQKDGDILIARGDFSTCDLVDKHYFFYSRRMILEPKSKVLSGPIVMNVADVPVAILPMMVMPLGTGRRSGLLQPKFGGDQTQGFYLQGLGYYWAINDYTDLKMAGDVIEGAQGTFDKTNLNGEFRYNKRYDFNGFLRGTAYVSQFDVSNPGWSAEYANDWTITPDGKQTLKGSGQFVSEPKIIQDNALNETQAANQTANATLGYQRVFAWNNATINANLLQNYNLTSTQLDRSIPDLTFRVGAPLFPRSEDESPVVGDDPWYRKITYDYHNHFNVDQVKIPAPAGVAVGDSNIYAGYQDGFNLSAKYPLLQYFNITPALNLSQMWTATQRGDSLHPVRDDWDPARGESGEYFAAYNLSTTVDTRIYGIAQPDGKPWFGKLAGIRHTISPSVSYTFAPKIDSNPRFLPDPKIGGAAFQARQQTVGFSLGNDVDLKLAPDEAAGQPPPGQPGAPTSVPASSTGAPVAGSTNGGTTGSGPLTTGTKKGPKAESYKLLSAVSSANYNFARDTREWSPITSTFSLYLTKDVAFTLNTTHALYDDFDPARLDVLVSPILTSYSFGWRKGVSVGGNFNDGVRVKDTRGFATDRFDTSPWSMDLNYNFSFNSTRVGAGGSSDPLASALGGNGTFRRDRTHSASGSLKLNPTATWQMSYDTDYDFSQGRFSRHSFAFHRTLHCWVMDFSWTPEGLTQGWQFNIRITDLPDVKLETRDSRIRTPSSGLNP, encoded by the coding sequence ATGCCGGCCATGACGGCCTTTCGCACGCGTCTTCCCGCCTTGCGCGCCGTCATCGCTGCCGCCCTGTTTTCGGCCGCGCCGATCTTCGCCCAGTTGCACACCCTTTCCCACGCCGTCCAGGACAGCCTGGCCGCGAAGGTCAAGGCCGATTCCGTCCAAGCCCATGCCGACTCGGTCAAGGCCGATTCCCTGGGCACCCGCGCCGATACGGTGCAATACTCGGCCCGCCGCATCCGCTATCGCAGCGATCGCTTCTCGCTCTCGGACAAGGCCCTGCTCACCTACCGCGGCTCCTCCCTGGTGGCCGATTCCATCATCTATTACAACCAGGATAACCTGGTGGAGGCCATGGGCGCCCCGCTCATCACCGATGCGGGCAACCCGCCCATCCTGGGCTACAAGATGCGCTACAACCTGAAGACCAAGGTGGGCGAAATCTATTATGGCTCTTCCAAAAAGGGGAACCAGACCTTCGACGGCGTGGAGGTGCGCCGCCAGAAGGACGGGGACATCCTCATCGCGCGCGGGGATTTCTCCACCTGCGATCTGGTCGACAAGCATTACTTCTTCTACAGCCGCCGCATGATCCTGGAGCCCAAGTCCAAAGTGCTTTCCGGCCCCATCGTCATGAACGTGGCGGACGTGCCGGTGGCAATCCTGCCCATGATGGTGATGCCCCTGGGAACGGGCCGGCGCTCGGGGCTGTTGCAGCCGAAGTTCGGCGGCGATCAGACCCAAGGTTTCTATCTGCAGGGCCTCGGCTATTATTGGGCCATCAACGATTACACCGATTTGAAGATGGCCGGAGACGTCATCGAAGGGGCGCAAGGCACTTTCGACAAGACCAACCTGAACGGCGAATTCCGCTACAACAAGCGCTACGACTTCAACGGATTCCTGCGCGGCACCGCCTACGTAAGCCAGTTCGACGTGAGCAACCCGGGATGGTCGGCGGAATACGCGAACGATTGGACCATCACCCCGGACGGGAAGCAAACCCTGAAGGGCAGCGGCCAGTTCGTGTCCGAACCGAAGATCATCCAGGACAACGCGCTCAACGAGACCCAAGCCGCCAACCAGACGGCCAACGCCACCTTGGGCTACCAGCGTGTGTTCGCGTGGAACAATGCCACCATCAACGCCAACTTGCTGCAGAACTACAACCTCACCTCCACCCAATTGGATCGCAGCATCCCCGATCTCACCTTCCGCGTGGGCGCCCCGCTGTTTCCCCGTTCCGAGGACGAGTCCCCGGTAGTCGGGGACGATCCCTGGTACCGCAAGATCACTTATGATTACCATAACCATTTCAACGTGGATCAGGTGAAAATCCCGGCCCCGGCGGGCGTCGCCGTCGGGGACAGCAACATCTACGCGGGCTACCAGGACGGCTTCAACCTTTCCGCCAAATACCCGTTGTTGCAATACTTCAACATCACCCCAGCCCTAAACCTAAGCCAGATGTGGACGGCCACCCAACGGGGCGATTCCCTGCATCCCGTGCGCGACGATTGGGATCCCGCCCGGGGCGAGTCAGGCGAGTATTTCGCCGCCTACAATCTCAGCACCACGGTGGACACGCGCATCTACGGGATCGCGCAGCCCGATGGCAAGCCCTGGTTCGGAAAGCTCGCGGGCATACGGCACACCATCAGCCCCAGCGTGAGTTATACCTTCGCTCCCAAGATCGATTCCAACCCCCGCTTCCTGCCCGACCCCAAGATCGGGGGCGCCGCCTTCCAGGCGCGCCAGCAGACGGTGGGATTTTCCCTGGGCAATGACGTGGATCTCAAGTTGGCCCCGGACGAGGCCGCCGGGCAACCGCCCCCGGGCCAACCCGGCGCTCCGACCTCGGTTCCGGCTTCCTCCACGGGCGCTCCGGTCGCCGGTTCAACCAACGGCGGGACGACGGGATCGGGTCCGCTCACGACGGGAACAAAAAAAGGGCCTAAGGCCGAATCCTATAAGCTGCTCTCGGCTGTATCGAGCGCCAATTACAATTTCGCCCGCGACACCCGGGAATGGTCCCCCATCACCAGCACCTTCAGCCTTTACCTCACCAAGGACGTCGCCTTCACCCTCAATACCACCCATGCCCTTTACGACGACTTCGACCCGGCCCGCCTCGACGTCCTGGTCTCCCCCATCCTCACCTCCTATTCTTTCGGATGGCGCAAGGGCGTTTCGGTCGGGGGCAATTTCAACGATGGCGTGCGGGTCAAGGACACGCGCGGCTTCGCCACCGATCGATTCGATACCTCGCCCTGGTCCATGGATCTGAACTACAACTTCAGCTTCAATTCCACCCGCGTGGGCGCGGGCGGAAGCAGCGATCCCCTCGCCAGCGCCTTGGGCGGCAACGGGACCTTCCGCCGGGATCGGACCCATTCGGCCAGCGGCAGCCTCAAGCTCAACCCCACCGCCACCTGGCAGATGTCCTACGATACCGACTACGATTTCTCCCAGGGCCGCTTCTCGCGGCATTCCTTCGCCTTCCACCGCACCTTGCATTGCTGGGTCATGGATTTCAGCTGGACCCCCGAAGGGCTCACCCAAGGCTGGCAATTCAATATCCGCATCACCGATCTGCCGGACGTGAAGTTGGAAACGCGCGACTCCCGCATCCGCACCCCGTCTTCGGGCTTAAATCCCTGA
- a CDS encoding SMP-30/gluconolactonase/LRE family protein — protein MALACAAFAQPRNTLPASLAAADAVIDTIMTGLTGTGGIAADDKGNVTVAETVANRSWRLPAGGAKVALASVAGLTVRGLVYDAQGRLLFCQDDKISYFDADGAAHDLAVKRADGGKLGHNNDLVVLDDGGVYFTNGDGNDVFYWHAGADPIVAASGLNYPDGIESDEKLGKVYVNLFNQPYAVASFDIQSDHTLANKQVLTAALGNPDGLVLDALGNFYVTSLAEGCVAVFSPAGKELGRITFPGEKIHNAAFGGRRNDTLYIVGEYAAFKMPMKVSGQRDPFHATTSLGLPAFRLPGRSSSAYPFPAFGIDEIDPLRDALGRTRLPPRAP, from the coding sequence TTGGCATTGGCCTGCGCCGCCTTCGCGCAGCCCCGCAATACCCTGCCCGCCTCCCTAGCCGCCGCCGACGCGGTCATCGACACCATCATGACGGGCCTCACCGGTACGGGCGGCATCGCCGCGGACGATAAGGGCAACGTGACCGTGGCGGAAACCGTGGCCAATCGCAGCTGGCGCCTGCCCGCCGGCGGCGCTAAAGTGGCCCTGGCCTCGGTCGCCGGCCTCACGGTGCGCGGCCTCGTGTACGACGCCCAGGGCCGCCTGCTTTTCTGCCAGGACGATAAGATCTCCTACTTCGATGCGGACGGGGCCGCGCATGATCTGGCCGTCAAGCGCGCCGACGGCGGGAAGCTCGGCCACAACAACGATCTCGTGGTCCTGGACGATGGCGGCGTCTATTTCACCAACGGCGACGGGAACGACGTCTTTTACTGGCATGCGGGCGCCGACCCGATAGTGGCGGCTTCCGGATTGAACTATCCCGACGGCATCGAGTCCGACGAGAAACTGGGCAAGGTCTACGTCAACCTATTCAATCAACCCTACGCCGTGGCGTCCTTCGACATCCAAAGCGACCACACCCTCGCCAACAAGCAGGTATTGACGGCCGCCCTGGGGAACCCGGACGGGCTGGTGCTGGACGCCCTGGGTAACTTCTACGTTACTAGCTTGGCGGAGGGTTGCGTGGCCGTCTTCTCCCCCGCGGGCAAGGAATTGGGGCGGATAACCTTCCCGGGCGAGAAAATCCACAACGCCGCCTTCGGGGGACGCCGCAACGATACCCTCTATATCGTCGGCGAGTACGCGGCCTTCAAGATGCCCATGAAGGTTTCGGGCCAACGCGATCCCTTCCATGCCACGACTTCGCTGGGATTACCCGCGTTCCGCCTGCCCGGAAGATCTTCGTCGGCGTACCCGTTCCCCGCCTTCGGAATCGATGAGATTGATCCGCTCCGCGATGCCCTGGGCCGGACCCGGCTTCCGCCTCGCGCGCCTTGA
- a CDS encoding FliM/FliN family flagellar motor switch protein — MATEYKRSAKKKLSMDQLQDITLPVSLELGHKLMRVKDLLELVPGRIVKLDRLAGEPVDLVINAKTIAKGEVAVIDENFAVRIVTLLSPEERLKLL, encoded by the coding sequence ATGGCCACCGAATACAAGCGTTCCGCCAAGAAAAAGCTAAGCATGGATCAATTGCAGGACATCACCCTTCCGGTGAGCCTGGAGCTGGGGCACAAGCTGATGCGCGTGAAGGACCTGTTGGAATTGGTGCCGGGCCGCATCGTGAAGCTCGACCGCCTAGCGGGCGAACCGGTGGATCTGGTCATCAACGCCAAGACCATCGCCAAGGGCGAGGTGGCCGTCATCGACGAGAATTTCGCGGTGCGCATCGTGACTCTGCTGAGCCCGGAAGAGCGTCTGAAGCTGCTCTGA
- a CDS encoding HDOD domain-containing protein: MNPESSELKALVQKVTDLPTLPAMMATITRLMQDPRTSAEELGRAISTDPSLVSKVLKLVNSAFYGFPGRIGTITQAIVILGFSTIRNVVLTTSVLKAFAKGSPSGVDVNRFWEHSLLTGAIARALAIEREANFIEETFIAGLLHDMGRIVLSQKLPAEFEKVLQAKRDTGMPQLQAEQAVLKLTHGDIGGWLARKWNLPLPYVEVMRLHHFPLHILEQEPDSQHDTVKLVFLVHAADVLANGIREGALQAGSLADIHPQVRTELKLDPAGWDRLRLRAEEEIKKAQSFLEIL, from the coding sequence TTGAATCCCGAATCCAGCGAATTGAAGGCCCTGGTCCAGAAGGTCACGGACCTTCCCACCCTGCCGGCCATGATGGCGACCATTACCCGCCTCATGCAGGATCCCCGCACCTCGGCCGAGGAACTCGGGCGGGCCATCTCCACCGATCCCTCCCTGGTCTCCAAGGTTCTGAAGCTGGTCAATTCCGCCTTTTACGGTTTTCCCGGCCGGATCGGGACCATCACCCAGGCCATCGTGATCCTCGGCTTCAGCACCATCCGCAACGTGGTATTGACTACTTCCGTGCTTAAGGCTTTCGCCAAGGGCAGTCCCTCCGGCGTGGACGTAAACCGGTTCTGGGAACATTCCCTTCTCACCGGCGCCATCGCGCGCGCGCTGGCCATCGAACGCGAAGCCAATTTCATCGAAGAGACCTTCATCGCCGGCCTTTTGCACGATATGGGCCGCATCGTGCTGAGCCAGAAGCTGCCCGCCGAATTCGAGAAAGTGCTGCAGGCCAAGCGCGATACCGGCATGCCCCAATTGCAAGCCGAGCAAGCGGTCCTCAAGCTGACCCACGGCGATATCGGGGGTTGGTTGGCGCGCAAATGGAACCTGCCCCTGCCCTACGTGGAAGTCATGCGGCTGCACCATTTCCCGCTGCATATCCTGGAGCAAGAGCCGGACTCGCAGCACGACACCGTAAAATTGGTCTTTCTGGTCCACGCCGCCGACGTACTCGCAAATGGCATCCGGGAGGGGGCCTTGCAAGCCGGATCCCTCGCGGACATCCATCCCCAGGTGCGAACGGAATTGAAACTCGACCCTGCCGGTTGGGACCGCTTGCGGCTCAGGGCCGAAGAGGAGATCAAGAAGGCCCAGTCCTTCCTGGAAATCCTATGA
- a CDS encoding PilZ domain-containing protein, which yields MAESNLKPAAFPVLFRAWLFAFLLGAIAPGTAHAEASLEVIRSLGSGFGRFSVTGFILFGVFLVALMGGLVLLEILRAGKGQREKIDIGWQYFAEMAGQKRLTSQEVEILKRIVEDGGVSSADMVFDSSFVYEEALEGFLKANQRQLDKEETQYALLRGLRLKLGYSHLPPEIPLSGTRQMEEGMQVSLTDGEGVVRRGRVQEVREKVWAIALESEIPPTVAIGGAVELSLLRPGDGEYAVTLPVLSTRLGQKMVFLPHTRALERKQLRNWVRIDVNIPCRVTVMARCEGWDKEQGGPAVGMVLEGRMLDLSGGGSCARFTSPIPQGYKLSLNFDLPGTSLRGVRCEVMRMTSVVRANREDFEHNLKFTEMETAFQEKIVRYVFEKQRIDSQLRGPVKTE from the coding sequence ATGGCGGAATCGAATCTTAAACCTGCGGCCTTCCCGGTCTTGTTCCGGGCATGGCTTTTCGCCTTTCTGCTCGGGGCCATAGCCCCGGGTACGGCCCATGCCGAGGCCTCGCTCGAAGTCATCCGTTCCCTGGGCAGCGGCTTCGGCCGCTTCAGCGTCACCGGATTCATCCTCTTCGGGGTCTTCCTGGTTGCGTTGATGGGCGGCCTGGTCCTCCTGGAGATCTTGCGCGCGGGCAAAGGGCAGCGGGAGAAAATCGATATCGGCTGGCAATACTTCGCCGAGATGGCGGGCCAGAAACGGTTGACCAGCCAGGAAGTGGAGATCCTCAAGCGCATCGTGGAGGACGGCGGGGTCAGCAGCGCCGATATGGTCTTCGATTCCTCCTTCGTATATGAAGAGGCGTTGGAAGGATTTCTCAAGGCCAATCAGCGCCAGCTCGACAAGGAAGAGACCCAATACGCCCTGCTGCGGGGCCTGCGCCTGAAGCTCGGCTATTCCCATTTGCCTCCCGAGATCCCGCTCTCCGGCACCCGGCAGATGGAAGAGGGGATGCAAGTGAGCCTGACGGACGGTGAAGGCGTGGTCCGCAGGGGCCGCGTCCAGGAGGTGCGCGAGAAGGTTTGGGCCATCGCGTTGGAATCGGAAATCCCTCCCACCGTGGCGATCGGCGGGGCGGTGGAATTGTCCCTATTGAGGCCCGGAGATGGGGAATATGCCGTGACCCTTCCCGTGCTGTCCACGCGCCTGGGGCAGAAGATGGTGTTCCTGCCGCATACCCGCGCGCTCGAGCGCAAGCAGTTGCGTAATTGGGTGCGTATCGACGTGAACATCCCCTGCCGCGTAACGGTGATGGCCCGCTGCGAGGGCTGGGACAAGGAACAGGGCGGGCCCGCGGTGGGCATGGTGCTGGAAGGCCGCATGCTGGACCTGAGCGGCGGCGGCAGTTGCGCCCGCTTTACCAGCCCCATTCCCCAAGGGTACAAGCTGTCCTTGAATTTCGATCTGCCCGGCACTTCGCTACGCGGGGTGCGCTGCGAGGTCATGCGCATGACTTCGGTGGTCCGGGCCAACCGCGAGGACTTCGAGCATAACCTGAAGTTCACCGAGATGGAAACCGCGTTCCAGGAAAAGATCGTCCGCTACGTGTTCGAAAAGCAGAGAATCGATTCGCAGCTGCGGGGCCCGGTCAAGACCGAGTGA
- the pilM gene encoding type IV pilus assembly protein PilM: MGFKEKILNTIQGEPTTVGIDIGNYSIKIARVAHRPQGPVLLGAGIHVLKPDTIVGGEIKNRDELLQSLTALVHRTDPAGKIKDVVLSLSWSYGVIADRIKLKSNKGESDEEVILMEAGQRSPFDVDNITLDYKILHKYPESDEMEVLLVAAKLQVMQSYIDLLYEAGLRPVVIDVDAFAVTNAYLLSAPPEDGNKVVSLINIGEHLTNLTFLKNGTYHSTRDIATACDFFVKTLMKNLKVEREEASNILRGKNADKFNQATLNRSIEFSAEELSVGIDLAFSYFQSSENNLKVEKMVLCGGGACIRDLAGILAKRHNVEVEVTDPLAHIAHDEKKFNGPIPSTISTILTVATGLALRRI; this comes from the coding sequence TTGGGCTTCAAGGAAAAGATTCTGAACACGATCCAGGGCGAGCCTACCACGGTGGGCATCGACATCGGGAACTACAGCATCAAAATCGCCCGCGTCGCCCATCGTCCGCAAGGGCCGGTGCTGCTGGGGGCGGGCATCCACGTGCTCAAGCCCGATACCATCGTAGGCGGCGAGATCAAGAACCGCGACGAGCTTTTGCAATCGCTTACCGCGCTGGTGCACCGGACCGATCCGGCCGGGAAGATCAAGGACGTGGTCCTCTCCCTGTCCTGGTCCTACGGCGTGATCGCGGATCGCATCAAGCTCAAGTCCAACAAGGGCGAAAGCGATGAAGAGGTGATCCTCATGGAGGCGGGCCAACGCAGCCCCTTCGACGTGGACAACATCACCCTCGACTACAAGATCCTGCACAAGTATCCCGAGAGCGACGAGATGGAAGTCCTGCTCGTGGCGGCCAAGCTTCAAGTGATGCAGTCCTACATCGACCTGCTCTACGAGGCCGGCTTGCGTCCGGTGGTGATCGACGTGGACGCCTTCGCGGTGACCAACGCGTATCTGCTTTCGGCCCCTCCCGAGGACGGCAACAAGGTGGTCTCCCTGATCAACATCGGCGAGCACCTGACCAATCTCACCTTCCTCAAGAACGGCACCTACCACAGCACGCGCGACATCGCGACCGCCTGCGATTTCTTCGTTAAGACCCTGATGAAGAACCTGAAGGTGGAACGCGAAGAGGCTTCCAACATCCTGCGCGGCAAGAACGCGGACAAGTTCAACCAGGCCACCTTGAACCGCAGCATCGAGTTCTCGGCCGAGGAGCTTTCCGTGGGCATCGACCTGGCCTTCAGCTACTTCCAGTCCTCGGAGAACAATCTCAAGGTGGAAAAGATGGTGCTCTGCGGCGGAGGCGCCTGCATCCGCGATCTGGCGGGCATCCTGGCCAAACGCCATAACGTGGAGGTGGAGGTCACCGACCCGTTGGCGCATATCGCCCACGACGAAAAGAAGTTCAACGGGCCCATCCCGTCCACCATTTCCACCATCCTGACCGTGGCCACCGGGCTGGCCTTGAGGCGCATCTGA
- a CDS encoding PilN domain-containing protein yields MASETLETKAPDFIHVNLLPIEYRVVRKDYSWLIDMRILLSVTALIGVSVSYLIGQSFFRANLEGKKTQLEKVQQEIGANAYVGSRIKELEKLRDEKTAKNNSLKSISVSKKKWVRILEGINKSLPLNMWIESLKQSETNDNEMEVKGRTYVFPEIAEYMIELEKNEYFSKVFLNGIELQKEQNRSSFLYTIRINLNPNVGIDAALGIVTATAPVSPPPAAGHSAPATSAPAASASGPAPVPVGEPAGGPPAASPPDPAGPPPPAASGPVNKAKRAVPAAPAKEDGA; encoded by the coding sequence ATGGCTTCCGAGACCCTCGAAACCAAGGCCCCCGATTTCATCCACGTCAATCTCCTCCCGATCGAGTATCGGGTGGTCCGCAAGGACTACTCGTGGCTCATCGATATGCGCATCCTGCTCTCGGTCACCGCCCTCATCGGCGTTTCCGTGTCTTACCTGATCGGCCAATCCTTTTTCCGCGCCAACCTGGAGGGCAAGAAGACCCAGCTCGAAAAGGTGCAACAAGAGATCGGGGCGAACGCCTACGTCGGGTCGCGCATCAAGGAACTGGAGAAGTTGCGGGACGAGAAGACCGCCAAGAACAATTCCCTGAAGAGCATCAGCGTCAGCAAGAAGAAGTGGGTGCGCATCCTCGAAGGCATCAACAAATCCTTGCCGCTCAACATGTGGATCGAATCGCTCAAGCAGTCCGAGACCAACGATAACGAGATGGAGGTCAAGGGCCGCACCTACGTGTTTCCCGAGATCGCCGAATACATGATCGAATTGGAGAAGAACGAATATTTCTCCAAGGTCTTCCTGAACGGGATCGAGCTCCAGAAGGAACAGAACCGCAGCTCGTTCCTTTACACCATCCGCATCAACCTCAATCCCAACGTGGGCATCGATGCGGCCCTGGGGATAGTTACCGCGACCGCTCCCGTGTCCCCGCCTCCGGCTGCTGGCCATTCGGCGCCCGCTACTTCAGCGCCCGCCGCTTCGGCGTCCGGCCCGGCCCCGGTCCCGGTCGGCGAACCCGCGGGCGGTCCTCCTGCCGCTTCCCCGCCGGATCCGGCGGGACCCCCGCCTCCGGCCGCATCCGGACCGGTAAATAAGGCCAAGCGCGCCGTCCCCGCCGCGCCGGCCAAGGAGGACGGAGCATGA
- the pilO gene encoding type 4a pilus biogenesis protein PilO, which produces MKGINFSINARLWVFAAVCMGIMAYMGYNFYTAEYTVYSEKVERLDTDIRKKKGELRQILAQKQRLKDLESEIELANAEFIRLQEMFPDEEAIPRRLIDLTAVTRKSLTVPTKFLPLRVEEKEFYKENHYAITISSSYHALGMLFGEVANFRYPTAINKLQIEKAPDLDKEVDEARDHGETPRTVVANFQLTTFTSKR; this is translated from the coding sequence ATGAAGGGCATCAACTTCAGCATCAATGCCCGTTTGTGGGTTTTCGCCGCCGTCTGCATGGGCATAATGGCTTACATGGGCTACAACTTCTACACCGCCGAGTACACGGTCTATTCGGAAAAAGTGGAAAGGCTCGATACCGACATTCGGAAGAAGAAGGGCGAGTTGCGCCAGATCCTCGCGCAAAAGCAGCGGCTCAAGGATTTGGAGTCCGAGATCGAATTGGCCAATGCCGAGTTCATCCGATTGCAAGAGATGTTCCCCGACGAAGAGGCCATCCCGCGCCGCCTGATCGACCTGACGGCCGTAACCCGCAAATCCCTCACGGTGCCGACCAAATTCCTCCCGCTGCGCGTTGAGGAAAAGGAGTTCTACAAGGAGAACCACTACGCCATCACCATCTCTTCGAGCTACCACGCCTTAGGGATGCTTTTCGGGGAAGTGGCCAACTTCCGCTATCCCACCGCCATCAACAAACTCCAGATCGAGAAGGCGCCGGATCTGGATAAGGAGGTCGACGAGGCGAGGGATCATGGCGAGACCCCCCGCACCGTCGTGGCCAACTTCCAACTCACCACCTTCACCTCCAAGCGATAG
- a CDS encoding type IV pilus secretin PilQ, with protein MTLRFLRATALAAGLASAAMGQDPASAQPGPSQTALGSAHRQNFSFSNMDIRSAFRALSASGRVDIVVAPSVSASSVNLILTDKTWQEAMLILCQMYGLKYLVEDNYLYVMNLADFNKSSVENAQALQAAGSMAPLMRDIIKLKNAKAKDLMDPIGKMLSTRGKVDVVERNNALLVFDTRANIREIRAAIRELDVETYQVNIQAQMIQVDADALREVGVDWQFGVGGGKLGPLLNTPGKLPTTVSDFSMVGTSNQSAQSSSSSSSSSGSSGGSSPTTGALVGGVAGATTQLAFGLLNGNLALAVANLVSNLHGEVLAKPQITTIDNTEAKIFMGEQVPIRVLDATGHQAIQLQDAGTSLTVTPHVTADGRVLLDLNPEKNSFRVDPSAGTILQKQSAKTTVVVNDGETVVIAGLTTKEETSTETGVPLLKDIPLLGYLFKHTANSTRKRDLIVFVTPHIVAQANRGDEMAKNDLRDLKEGEGVYGDNAPSSTSAPAPKSEVKKSSMDAPPPGKPDYP; from the coding sequence ATGACTTTACGATTCCTCCGGGCCACCGCTCTGGCGGCTGGGCTCGCCAGCGCGGCCATGGGACAGGACCCGGCATCCGCGCAACCGGGGCCATCGCAAACGGCGCTGGGTTCCGCCCATCGGCAGAACTTCAGCTTCTCCAACATGGACATCCGCTCGGCGTTCCGGGCCTTGTCGGCTTCGGGACGGGTGGACATCGTGGTGGCGCCCAGCGTGTCGGCTTCCAGCGTGAACCTGATCCTGACCGATAAAACCTGGCAGGAAGCCATGCTGATCCTGTGCCAGATGTACGGCCTGAAATACCTGGTGGAAGACAACTACCTCTACGTCATGAACCTGGCCGATTTCAACAAATCCTCGGTGGAGAACGCGCAGGCCTTGCAGGCGGCCGGATCGATGGCTCCGCTGATGCGGGACATCATCAAGCTGAAGAACGCCAAGGCCAAGGATTTGATGGATCCGATCGGGAAGATGCTCTCTACGCGGGGCAAGGTCGACGTGGTGGAACGCAACAACGCCCTGCTGGTCTTCGACACCCGCGCCAACATCCGCGAGATCCGCGCGGCCATCCGGGAGCTGGACGTCGAGACCTACCAAGTGAACATCCAGGCCCAGATGATCCAGGTGGATGCGGACGCCTTGCGGGAAGTGGGCGTGGACTGGCAATTCGGGGTGGGGGGCGGGAAGCTCGGGCCCTTATTGAATACGCCAGGCAAGCTGCCCACCACCGTCAGCGACTTCAGCATGGTGGGGACCTCGAACCAAAGCGCGCAATCTTCATCTTCCAGCTCCAGTTCGAGCGGATCGTCGGGGGGAAGCAGCCCTACCACGGGAGCCCTCGTGGGCGGCGTGGCGGGGGCGACCACCCAATTGGCCTTCGGCCTATTGAACGGGAACCTGGCGTTGGCGGTGGCGAACCTGGTCTCGAATCTCCATGGCGAGGTCCTCGCCAAGCCGCAGATCACCACCATCGACAATACGGAGGCCAAGATTTTCATGGGCGAGCAGGTTCCCATCCGCGTGCTGGACGCCACCGGCCATCAGGCCATCCAGCTCCAGGACGCAGGCACCTCGCTGACGGTGACTCCGCACGTAACCGCCGACGGGCGCGTGCTCTTGGATCTCAATCCGGAGAAGAATTCTTTCCGGGTCGATCCCAGCGCGGGAACCATCCTGCAGAAGCAAAGCGCCAAGACCACGGTAGTGGTGAACGACGGCGAGACCGTGGTGATCGCGGGCCTCACCACCAAGGAAGAAACCTCGACGGAGACGGGAGTGCCGTTGCTGAAAGACATCCCTTTGCTGGGCTACTTGTTCAAGCACACGGCAAACTCCACGCGTAAGCGCGATCTGATCGTCTTCGTGACGCCGCATATCGTGGCGCAAGCCAACCGCGGGGATGAGATGGCCAAGAACGACCTAAGGGATCTGAAAGAAGGCGAAGGGGTGTACGGGGATAATGCGCCCTCCTCAACGTCGGCGCCGGCGCCCAAGTCCGAGGTCAAGAAGTCGTCGATGGACGCTCCGCCCCCCGGCAAACCGGATTATCCCTAG